The Hippocampus zosterae strain Florida chromosome 2, ASM2543408v3, whole genome shotgun sequence genome contains the following window.
TCTAACTACTGTATACTGTGACTCAGTTGGTACTGTTtttcaaatcaacattttcacttttttttttcctatatcaTTTGCAAGTGTGAATATTGCTTGTGTGACAGTTTAATTTCCCTCCTGATAAATAAAGTATCTATCCCTGTGGCCTCCCTCACCCTGTGGCTCACCAAAGTCCAGAGCATGAGGAGCATATCTTCACCTTCACAGCAACCACGAAAAGCCACCGCCTATCTCAGCCCGAGCATCAAAGATGCGCTGACTTCCCGGTTGCCGGGCAGCGTGGGCAAGAGCAGGATCCCGACGCTGAGTAAATGCTTCTCCCCTAGTGTGTCCAGCCTAAGCCCGCCTTGGCCCGCCCACTTTGATGACACCGCAAGCCCCTTCCCTACCTGCAAGGTGCCCCAACCAGGCGACACATATAGAAATATGATGCGGTTATTTTCCATGTAGCATTGACAGTACACTACTCGTATTCTGGTGAGCGCAACATTTTCCTGCTTTCAGTTTGCTCACGCCTCCAAAGCGTTTGTTGTACCCCCACCCGCGGGGACAGCCGCAACTGATGGCACTATTTAGCCAAGCCTAAGGTGCGTTTTTAAATTGAGTTTTGCATAAAGTATgtatttttctgtctttgtcaAGGGAGAGTTATCACTGCTGCTTCTGTGCTACGCACCCTTTTACAAGATATTTATAGATTTAGAAGTGTGATTGTTAATTTGTTCTCTACACCCCTTTTGGCAATATATGCCAATAATGCTGCTAAAATCAGATGTCTGTGGGCACTTTTTATACATAACTATTAATCAATGTGGTATTGTTAACTTATGGTTTAGTGGTGGTGGTTTGTTCAACTGTTGTTTTAATATACTTGTCTCAATGTGGTTTGATTCACAAAATACACACGAATAGAAAGTTCATCTTTGTTCACATAAACGACAATTCACATCTTTTTCTGATTTTCTTTGCACCCCGAATGTCATGGTTCATGCATAATTTAGAATGACACCATTTGTTTTCTGATTGTTGTGgcaaattaaatttatgttttaATTCTGGTCTAAATGAACGATTACAGTGCTTTAAAAAGAACATTGTAATGGCAAGCAATTGGTGACTTCATATTTTTAATGGTGAAATCTCAAAGTGAGTGTCACACATCTTGATGTATAACCCTGCTGCAATAAAAATACCCTAAATGTCATCCTTTCACCCTGAAGTTTGTTGCCTTTTCCCAAAGCTTGCTgaagtgcaaaaaaatgaaaatgtttaaagTGGCATTCTTTTAGACAGGCCTAGTATAAAGTTTATGTGCTGAGGCTATTGTAGGTCAAATTTGACCAATGTGtactaaaatacattttagatttaCCAGTGTTTGGTATATCAAGGAGAATAGTGGGactcttcgtgtgtgtgtgtgtgtgtgtgtgtgtatatatatatatatatatatatatatatatatatatatatagggcggcccggtagtcccgtggttagcacgtcggcttcacagtgccgggttcgattccagctccggcctccctgtgtggagtttgcatgttctccccgggtctgcgtgggttttctccgggtgctccggtttcctcccacattccaaaaacatgtgtggcaggctgattgaacactctaaattgtccctaggtgtgagtgcgaatggttgttcgtttctgtgtgccctgcgattggctggcaaccgattcagggtgtccccgcctactgcccgaagacagctgagataggctccagcacccccccgcgaccctagtgaggatcaagcggctcggaagatgaatgaatgaatatatatatatatatatatatatatatatatatatatatatatatatatatatatatatatatatatatattttttaagggaCACTAATAACACTGTTCACGTAGGACGCAAAAGTCACTGCCTGTTTCAATATTTGCACAGATTCGTACAGAAACAGACACATTGCAATTCATAAGACACAGTGCAATTCATAAATGTGACATAAGATTGTTTGATACCCAAACCTGAACCaaaatacactgaaaaaaacgattAATCATGTATTTAATGTCAGGCAGCTACGGTAAATCATTGGAAGGCTCAGCCATTCATAATTTGATGGAAAATTATGAGGATTTTCTTGACAAGTGACACACTTAGCCAGTAAGTTTCTCTATGTGCATGGAAAATGAATAATAACCGCTCGGTTGCTCCGTAAAGTGATATCAATACAGaactgtactgtacattgcaAACTACGGTTAAAAAAACCCATTCATTTCGcgccagcagagggcagtaGATAAGAAAAGAGATTCCGTCCGTTTCACATAATAGAAGTAGAATAGCTGGACCAGTTTCACGTGACCGCAGTCGTGTATGTAAACATAACGTCGAAACGATGTTGACAAACTGAAAACTGAATATGTAAAACATAATATGAGGGACAAACTTCGCGGAAACTCGGACTGGATGTCACGTTTACCTGATGAGCTGCTTGACGTGTCGCTGTGGAATTTGGCCATCCCCggtaaacacaaaacacactgcCCTTAACAGAAAATACGGAAGTCTAGTATAGATGTAGCCAAAATCTCTTTACAGATGCATTTAAGATCATTTAggtgctttttaaaaacttttataTTTTCATATCTACGTTTTTAGTGTGGCATGACTGCTTTTCTAGTGCATCCATCCTCACCAtgtatttttgtgcatgtgtgtttcagGGAGTCATGACAGCATGTCATTCTGTCTGGACTTGTCCTCTCCTGTCGTGGAGTCAGAGTCGTGGTTTCTCAAAGTGACGGACACATTCGCTCCTTGTTTGATACGGCCCTGCGTGTTCCGCTGGGCCACCACgcaggcacgcgcacacacatacacacacacacactgactgcAGGGGGATTAATTTGCAATAATAAATTTAAGTTTGGATttcaaaatgtaacatttgtgacattgctcatttaacttttctgacacacatcGTAAGTCGAACTTGTTTCAAGTTACGTGACATGGGCCCCAAGCTACGGTGTGCATGTTGTGTGTTTATAGTGTTTAAGGCTTTCTTTGTGTGTGCTCACAGCAAGCTGTCCTCAGTCAGCAGTGTGACCTTGGTATTCGCTTCTTGGACCTGCGGATTGCCAGGAAGCCAAAAGATGGCAGCAAATTATTCTTTGCCCATGGTATCTACACTTGGATTACTGTTAAGgtaacatgtacacacacacacaaacacacactcatgtCATCATTAATATGTACATATTACATTCAGAACCAAATAAAAGAAACATAAAAACTGTCAGATTACAGGCCATTTCTGTCAGCTCTCATTAGTTTCCCCTGAGTGTCCAACTCTGGAAAATTTGCTGAAAATCTCAGTGTTCTATCCCTTCGCAGCAAACTGTGGacctaaaaagtctacacactccTGTTCATGTCAgatttttatgaaataaaattgtgaaTAGGATTCagcacacacctgtcaccctTTAAAGGGCCTCTGATTTGTCTCAAAGTCACAGAAAGATCTGACGTGATTTTCATATTAATAAGGCCGTGGATATTCTGatcatgatgtgtgtgtgtgtgcgcgcgcgtgtgtcagCAGGAGGCACTGGATGAACTGGCCACCTGGCTGGATGCACATCCCAAAGAGGTTGTTATTGTTTGCTGCTCACATTTCAGTTGTCTGACCCCGAGGGACCACACACAGCTTGTGGAGTACATCATCTCAGTCTTTGGACCTAAGCTTTGCCACTCACAGGTATCCTTGTAATTTACGGCTCCAGGCTCATTATATACTCGATATAAAAAATTGCGTGGAATGGCTTACTGCATGACAATGAAGCAAATGAAGGACATCATTTCACTCCGTGGTGGAAGTTTCCTCTGCTGACTGTAGATAAACTgtactattaataataataaggaaaataaatggtggtactcttttgaaaaaaaaaatccattctgaAATTGACTTTTTGAGCAGGATTGTCCCACCTTGCGATCCTGTTGGTCCAAACATCAACAGGTCATTGTTTCCTACGACAACCAGGAAATTGTCCAGCATCATCCTGAACTGTGGACTGAAATACCTTACTGGTACAAGCGCGCAGACTTCAAGGTACATGCCAAGCCGCCACCTCCATGTACTGACGCGTTCATGTCTTTCCGTAGGTATGCTGACAGCACTGATCCAAAGAAGGTGATTTCCTACTTGGAAGCTCAGAAGCAAAAAGGAAGACCATGTAATTTGGATAAATCTATGGGGAAAAAAGAGATCATATCATAAAAGCCTGTAATATATCAGTTAACAAATCAGCTCACGTGACTTCTCTGTACTGATGTGTTTTCCAGCTGGTTTTTACGTTAGTGGCCTGAACCTGACTGAAAACATCACATTTGTCCTCCTCCATCCCTTCCAAAACATGAGGACCATCACCATCAAAGCCCTTGCTTCGCTCCTTGGCTGGGTGGAGGAACAACAGCCGGGACCTGAGGTGGGCAGCGTCAACATCATCTGCTGTGACTTTGTTGATGTCACTCACTTTTGCGAGTGTGTCATTGGCCTCAACTATAAAAAGGCGGTGCTGACAGAGACCCAAAaaagacactcattttgaatgtgcAGGAGAGACAAAGGGGGAGTGGCTTGTCGTGGCTGCAAGTGACTATGATTAGGATGTATTTTGATGCCAGAAACCCCTGAGACACCGGCACTCCTACACCTGTTGTATTTTTAGTACGATTGTGAATTTTACGGGTACGAGTTGCTGGATGTGAGTCACAGTGCTGtgtacaaaatgtcaaaattatgTATCAATATGTTGCCACTTTGGAAGCCAGAACTCCCCAGGACATACACTTGgatactttttacatttttactgcGAATAGAGTTTTGAATTGTGTTAACATGTGGGGACAAATACCCCAACACTGGAGTGGACAATGAATAATGGCTACCCAATGCCAAATGAACTTGCATTTTCTTGTCAAGACCATGACTGATTTGTCGTTGATTGTACTTTAAAATAATGTGATATAAAGGACAAGAAAAATTACGCTTGATTGACCTGATTTGTACAATCAACTGTATAAATAAGTTCCTTTAGTCTTGCGGAaatacttgcattttttttgtccgacaaCACCCACAAGTTCAGCATTCGGCTTTGCGATACAAAGTACTGCAAACACTTTAGTACAAAGAAGTGCAACAGACAATGCTTTGAACAGTTTAATTGTGAAATGCCAGAAgctttcatgtacagtatgcacTGATGGTAGAAGACTTCAGGGAATTCCCATTTGgatgaaaacaattcaaatagAACAGTACAAAGGCAGAAAAAGCTATTGGCCAACTTTTTGCAGAGTCTTGCCTCAGAGATTGGGCTGCATCAGTCTCCCAACcaatcattccatttttttttccctgttgctGCAGTTCATTTTTGGACAGACACAAATCTGTCATCTCATTCTGTTTGCCCAAAGTCACGCAGACAATGCCGGCATGTTCCGTgtgattttatttcttcttcttctcctgcgTGCTGGTAAACCACTGGTCCAGCAGCCTCTTGCTGTAGTAGATTTGCCAAGCGTGCACCTGCACGGAAATGACGATCACCAAATACATGACCATCACCGCCGAGAAGCCAAAAATAAACCGGTAGGCTTTGCCGTGTCGATAGAGCTGCTGAGCGATGGGAAACATCTCCATGCTGCCATAGATGAGCGGAGCCACAGAGAAAAGCCCGTTGCTGATCATGGAGATGACCAGGTAGCTGATGTTGTTTCGTGGCAAAGCCATGAAGCTAAAGGTGGTGGGAATAAGACTGAGGAGGTACGGGTACTCCCACTGGTACGGCGAGGCGATAGTTTTGTGGGACACCAGACTCAGCTGGCTCACTGTCACCTGACGCACAACGAGACACTTGAATCGGAGCACGGCTGACACTCTTTTGAATCACAAGTGAATGAAGTTTTACCTGAGCTGCCATCAGCAGCCAGATCAACAAGTGGACGATGTTGAGTTTGCGGATTTCGGACTTCAGGGCCACGCTGTACACAAAGATACAGTATGGGAGAAGAGGTATGCAACACAGGCCTGATTATCGTGATGAAATATGAACCAttaactatttttttccctctttcctCCGCCATACTTCTCACACATACTCTCACACATACACCCACGTACCCTATCTGCTATGATTGGTGGAACTGACAGAAAGGTCCAATTCAACTTGCATTGCCCTGACTGGATGAATTTGCATGCATCTGTTGCATGCTTCACGTTGTGAATTCCTGGAGTGACTGATTACACATagcataaaagtaaaaaaatcacTGATAGCACTCGTGCATACCTCATCTGGTAGTGTGAGGCCACTCGCTCTCTGTGTTCAAAGTCACTGCCGTCCGTGCCCGTCGCTCGTGGTCCTGCTCGGGAAGCCATGGCTCAGTTCTACATGATGAGACAGACCGATCACAAGTATGAGAGCTTGTACGGttcttcattttattattttccacATGCATGTTCCAGGAATTACTGGGCGAAGTGTGGAGTACACATTTGTCATCAACAGAAACATTTCTGCTTAAGTTCTGTCAAATCTGACGGCCCGTCAAGCCAAACATAAGTGTTAGTGGAACATGTTAACGAGACATATTATTGCATTACACGTTCTATATAGTCTAACATTGCTCGTttcttggggggaggggggatattTCTGAATGTGAGCGTTTTACATTACAATGAGAAACAGTCTTGATGTAAGCCGATATAGTCATATTATAAATGatacaaatatattgttatataatattggaaatattttgtttgtaggCAGCCCGCTTCTGTACGCGTTGGGCTACAACTCCGAATATTCCTTGTTTTGATTTTAGAAAGTCTTATATAGCCACAACGCATTCAAAGTAGCCCACAGAAATCATATCACATGCTGCTAGTTTTATATTTGATCAACTCCGCAGTCTTAATCACCGCCAAGTACTTTTTTGTTCCCATTTCGAATTATCTTGAAGCTCTGACCATTTAGAGGTCAGTCCTCTTATTCACTTACACAAGTGTACTGTCACGCCCCCGTTCCACTGGTCTATTTTCTGATTGGCTGCACTTCGTGTGATGATTTCACTGAACTCAAAAGCCAGTGGCAAGCACATTGAGTTTAAACAACCCTAAATTCTAACGAAAAGCTTCAAATGGATCTTGTCTTACGACAGCTTGCAGAAGGCATTGTCTACAACCGAACTGCAGGCTAACGTCTAACTTGGGCACATGGCGATTTTAATGTTGGTCGACAAAGATCCAAACAGTTTTGTAATAAGAACATTTGAAATCATGGAGGACTTACACGTTATCTTCCGCCGTTCGTCAATTTTTCGAAGCATGAACAAATTGCACGCCAACGTTAGCGCTGTGAGGAAAAGGAAGTCGACTGACAGTCCCAACGACGATTGGCCAAAAAcacttcttcctttttttttaaaattgcggTTGCAAACTGTAATAGCGACCTATCGCCACCTATTGATTTGGAATGTTTACTGCTTTGGCTCGTCGACTCTGTGGTCCGTTATTACCCCAAGTACCACCTCGAAAAATAAGTACAGCATCACTAGAATTGAACAACATTAAAATACCAGGCCCATATATTCACGTAAAGGCAGGCACATGCTTTCCCCCCTCCTTCTAAAAAGTATGCTTAATATTATTTTATAGTGTCACTGTAACATCATGCACAGCTTGAACAACAAAGCTGATTTGTATTGtacttcaaagttaaatacaacgaAACTGTTCTTGAATGTACTGTGTTGAATGTAAAAAAGTAGGTTAAAACACTGTGCGAAATTTGAAGTGATTCTTTATGTACCACTATTGTGGTATCATACTGTCGTGACAATGACTTAAATTCGTtcatgttttgaaataaaagaacaaaactacaaaactaaaaaaacgaAAGAGgagtttttcaattttttttctattcagtCCTTTCAATACATATCTAGCGATTTGATCTTTTGCTTGGTTTCTCAAAATTGTTCTATCaaatatatctactgtattcaTGATCATTCTATTGAATTTTCTCTTTTTAACACTTGAACACTTTTttaataatcaaataaatatttgtaaaaaaactgCATGAATATTAATTTTACCTGGTTAATGGGATTTTTGAACGTCTGCACACAACATCTGCAAATCTAATCAGGGCTGTAGGAAGTCACCTTCATCTTGAAGTGTGTTATGCATATTTTGAGCGATGAAAAAAAGAGTACAATATATAATTTTATGTTAATCTTTCGAGATCACACTTTTCTTACAATTCACAACTACaatgaaacaaatgaacaaacacaaataaagtaCTTTGTTTGGATATTGGGCTTCCGCACCACCCGCCTGTCAAATCTGCATGCTGACACGTCAAGTGCTCGCAAACGTCTCTGAAGAAGGTGAATGCTGATCACTGAAATTGCACAAGGTCTGAAGAATGAAGTGATACACATTTTTGAGACAAATAACATACACTTCAATCggacacttttatttattttattggacactttaatttatttttcccaaACCACGCAGCACCGCAACATAAGGATGAAAGAGGCGCATGCTGCTCCGGAGCTGTGGGTTGCCGACCACTGTATGCTTTTAGAGTATGTCCTGTAAGCGATGTATTTGTATACAAAAGCGTATACAGCATGAATTCAAATATTTTCCTTGTATGCTACCTAATATGTCTGTTAAGACCAGCTGTAAGAAAAAGGAAACAATCACGACTAAATGATTGTCATTTCAGCTATCTTCTCAGTCAGGAGACAGAGATGTATTTGCTGCCTCAAAATGACCAAATTAAACATTCAACAAagtaaaaatgagtttttgtaCTTTTAACAGACCGATTAGCACATTTATGTAAAGACCGCTTTGTTCATATGTAAATATAGATAGAATAATTTTAATGAAATCCCAAACAAAGATTGTCATTATGTTGCCGGAGCACATCCAAACCGTTTCACTTTACATTTTCTGTCTCA
Protein-coding sequences here:
- the LOC127595841 gene encoding PI-PLC X domain-containing protein 1-like isoform X1 — protein: MRDKLRGNSDWMSRLPDELLDVSLWNLAIPGSHDSMSFCLDLSSPVVESESWFLKVTDTFAPCLIRPCVFRWATTQQAVLSQQCDLGIRFLDLRIARKPKDGSKLFFAHGIYTWITVKQEALDELATWLDAHPKEVVIVCCSHFSCLTPRDHTQLVEYIISVFGPKLCHSQDCPTLRSCWSKHQQVIVSYDNQEIVQHHPELWTEIPYWYADSTDPKKVISYLEAQKQKGRPSGFYVSGLNLTENITFVLLHPFQNMRTITIKALASLLGWVEEQQPGPEVGSVNIICCDFVDVTHFCECVIGLNYKKAVLTETQKRHSF
- the LOC127595841 gene encoding PI-PLC X domain-containing protein 1-like isoform X2 encodes the protein MRDKLRGNSDWMSRLPDELLDVSLWNLAIPGSHDSMSFCLDLSSPVVESESWFLKVTDTFAPCLIRPCVFRWATTQQAVLSQQCDLGIRFLDLRIARKPKDGSKLFFAHGIYTWITVKEALDELATWLDAHPKEVVIVCCSHFSCLTPRDHTQLVEYIISVFGPKLCHSQDCPTLRSCWSKHQQVIVSYDNQEIVQHHPELWTEIPYWYADSTDPKKVISYLEAQKQKGRPSGFYVSGLNLTENITFVLLHPFQNMRTITIKALASLLGWVEEQQPGPEVGSVNIICCDFVDVTHFCECVIGLNYKKAVLTETQKRHSF
- the jagn1b gene encoding protein jagunal homolog 1-B, translating into MASRAGPRATGTDGSDFEHRERVASHYQMSVALKSEIRKLNIVHLLIWLLMAAQVTVSQLSLVSHKTIASPYQWEYPYLLSLIPTTFSFMALPRNNISYLVISMISNGLFSVAPLIYGSMEMFPIAQQLYRHGKAYRFIFGFSAVMVMYLVIVISVQVHAWQIYYSKRLLDQWFTSTQEKKKK